Proteins encoded together in one Hevea brasiliensis isolate MT/VB/25A 57/8 chromosome 16, ASM3005281v1, whole genome shotgun sequence window:
- the LOC110634391 gene encoding serine--glyoxylate aminotransferase has translation MDYVYGPGRNHLFVPGPVNIPEPVIRAMNRNNEDYRSPAVPALTKTLLEDVKKIFKTTTATPFLIPTTGTGAWESALTNTLSPGDRIVSFLIGQFSLLWIDQQQRLGFNVDVVESEWGQGANLDILASKLAADTAHTIKAVCIVHNETATGVTNNLAKVRRILDDYSHPALFLVDGVSSICALDFRMDEWGVDVALTGSQKALSLPTGMGIVCAGPKALEATKTAKSVRVFFDWNDYLKFYKLGTYWPYTPSIQLLYGLRTALDLIFEEGLDNVIARHSRLGKATRLAVEAWGLKNCTQKEEWFSDTVTAVVVPPYIDSSEIVRRGWKRYNLSLGLGLNKVAGKVFRIGHLGNLNELQLLGCLAGVEMILKDVGYPVKLGSGVAAACAYLQNNTPLIPSRI, from the exons ATGGACTACGTCTATGGACCAGGAAGGAACCATCTGTTTGTTCCAGGGCCTGTTAATATCCCGGAACCAGTTATTCGAGCAATGAATAGGAACAATGAGGATTACCGTTCTCCAGCTGTTCCTGCTTTGACAAAGACTCTTCTTGAGGATGTCAAGAAGATTTTCAAGACTACTACAGCAACTCCATTTCTTATCCCAACCACAG GTACTGGTGCATGGGAAAGTGCACTTACCAACACATTGTCTCCTGGAGATCGGATTGTCTCTTTCCTGATTGGACAATTCAGTTTGCTCTGGATCGATCAGCAGCAGCGCCTTGGCTTCAATGTTGATGTTGTCGAAAGCGAGTGGGGTCAAGGTGCCAACCTTGACATTCTGGCATCAAAACTGGCAGCAGACACTGCACACACTATTAAGGCTGTTTGCATTGTTCATAATGAGACAGCAACTGGAGTTACCAACAATTTGGCAAAAGTGAGAAGAATACTTG ATGACTACAGTCATCCAGCTCTCTTTCTTGTTGATGGAGTATCCTCCATATGTGCTCTTGATTTCCGTATGGATGAATGGGGAGTAGATGTTGCTTTAACTGGCTCTCAGAAGGCGCTTTCTCTTCCTACTGGTATGGGAATTGTGTGTGCGGGCCCCAAAGCTCTTGAAGCAACTAAAACTGCAAAATCGGTTAGGGTGTTCTTCGACTGGAATGACTACTTGAAGTTCTACAAACTTGGAACATATTGGCCATACACCCCATCCATCCAATTGCTCTATGGACTTAGAACAGCTCTGGATCTCATTTTTGAGGAAGGACTTGACAATGTGATTGCAAGGCATTCTCGTCTGGGCAAAGCGACAAG ACTTGCTGTGGAGGCATGGGGCTTGAAGAACTGCACCCAAAAGGAGGAATGGTTCAGTGACACAGTGACCGCTGTCGTCGTTCCTCCATACATCGATAGTTCAGAAATTGTTAGGAGAGGATGGAAAAGATACAATTTGAGCTTAGGTTTGGGTCTCAACAAAGTAGCTGGGAAGGTATTCAGAATAGGGCATCTTGGTAACCTGAATGAG TTGCAACTGTTGGGTTGTCTTGCTGGAGTGGAGATGATACTCAAGGACGTGGGTTACCCTGTTAAGCTGGGGAGTGGAGTAGCAGCAGCCTGTGCTTACCTACAGAACAACACCCCTCTAATCCCTTCCAGGATTTGA
- the LOC110634407 gene encoding uncharacterized protein LOC110634407, whose product MTTRIAPGVGANLLGQHSAERNQDATAYVGNLDPQVTEELLWELFVQAGPVVNVYVPKDRVTNLHQGYGFVEFRSEEDADYAIKVLNMIKLYGKPIRVNKASQDKKSLDVGANLFIGNLDPDVDEKLLHDTFSAFGVIVANPKIMRDPDTGNSRGFGFISYDSFEASDAAIEAMNGQYLCNRQITVSYAYKKDTKGERHGTPAERVLAASNPSSQKSRPHTLFASGPPTLPSMPQANGTVGAPVPPRPFANGAVAPAPIPALRPPPPPNAAFPAMQVAGQPAWQAQPPQPGQTMAPLGIPPPPMQFRPPPPNMPPPQAAQVLQRPPPQQMGMGIQPQVWRQPPPPQQLVGGLLTQQMMMQPPPPPNAPPPPPPSS is encoded by the exons ATGACCACTCGAATTGCTCCAGGAGTGGGAGCGAATTTGCTAGGCCAACACTCGGCTGAGAGGAATCAGGATGCCACTGCTTACGTCGGCAATCTTGATCCTCAGGTGACTGAGGAATTGCTGTGGGAGTTATTTGTTCAAGCAGGCCCTGTTG TTAATGTGTATGTTCCAAAGGATAGAGTAACAAATCTTCACCAAGGATATGGATTCGTCGAATTCCGGAGCGAAGAAGATGCTGACTAT GCAATTAAAGTTTTGAATATGATCAAGCTTTACGGGAAGCCAATACGTGTAAATAAG GCGTCGCAAGATAAGAAGAGCTTGGATGTAGGAGCGAACCTCTTCATCGGAAACCTTGACCCT GATGTTGATGAGAAACTTCTGCATGATACTTTCAGTGCTTTTGGAGTTATAGTTGCAAATCCCAAG ATAATGAGAGATCCTGATACTGGAAATTCACGTGGATTTGGTTTCATCAGCTATGATTCTTTTgaggcatctgatgcagcaattgaG GCAATGAACGGTCAGTATCTTTGCAACCGTCAGATAACAGTTTCATATGCATATAAGAAAGATACTAAAGGAGAGCGCCATGGTACCCCAGCAG AGAGAGTTTTGGCTGCAAGCAATCCGAGTTCCCAAAAGAGCAGGCCGCACACTTTGTTTGCCAGTGGGCCTCCAACTCTTCCAAGCATGCCTCAAGCCAATGGTACAGTTGGTGCACCAGTTCCTCCACGCCCATTTGCAAATGGTGCTGTTGCTCCAGCTCCAATTCCAGCACTCCGCCCACCACCCCCACCAAATGCAGCCTTCCCTGCAATGCAGGTAGCTGGACAACCAGCTTGGCAGGCTCAGCCCCCACAGCCAGGTCAAACGATGGCGCCACTAGGTATTCCTCCACCTCCAATGCAATTCAGGCCACCACCTCCAAACATGCCACCTCCCCAGGCAGCTCAAGTCCTCCAAAGGCCTCCCCCACAGCAAATGGGAATGGGAATCCAACCACAAGTGTGGCGGcagccaccacctccacagcagttgGTTGGTGGACTCCTAACGCAACAAATGATGATGCAACCACCTCCCCCACCCAATGCAcctccaccaccacctccatcaaGTTGA
- the LOC110634400 gene encoding F-box protein At4g18380, with amino-acid sequence MSSVEEEDFFDRLPDQLLLLIFNKLQDAKSLARCLLVSHRFASLVFQTDTVFLSISPRKHNSKSSHRLPVNILKILFLKFIAKPLQFFHHKIAPNKSPARNSGNLSYYSPNEVLKHFKDVKSLHIEVPSHGGKVGLEGIGSLLKWKAEFDVELKNCVVLGATSFQESIDHFQNQREDIVEQVLTDDELKLRVVWTISCLIDASARHWLLKEVLAEHHRLENVTISDINKQGKLCVGKDQITDMRNALKSLATKESSTERSRVPDLSMKLWYVPVLELPETGFSMKGATLVVIRPVDGEIRDLSDDHGDFSGFDGEESENKAFDEAVREMMKMRKNYVMTMSSF; translated from the coding sequence ATGAGTTCTGTAGAGGAAGAAGATTTCTTTGATCGTCTTCCAGACCAACTTCTGCTTCTTATCTTCAACAAGCTACAAGATGCCAAATCTCTTGCTCGCTGCCTCTTAGTCTCCCATCGCTTTGCTTCTCTTGTCTTCCAAACTGACACGGTCTTTCTTTCCATCTCTCCTCGCAAACACAACTCAAAGTCAAGCCATCGATTACCCGTGAACATTTTAAAGATTCTTTTCTTGAAGTTCATTGCCAAACCACTCCAGTTCTTTCACCATAAAATTGCTCCTAACAAGTCACCTGCTAGAAACTCTGGTAATCTCTCATATTACTCTCCTAATGAAGTTTTGAAGCACTTCAAAGATGTTAAATCTCTGCACATTGAGGTTCCATCTCATGGTGGTAAGGTAGGTTTGGAGGGTATTGGTTCATTGCTTAAATGGAAGGCAGAGTTTGATGTTGAGCTCAAGAATTGTGTTGTTCTTGGCGCTACATCTTTTCAGGAAAGCATAGATCATTTTCAAAACCAGAGAGAAGACATTGTTGAGCAAGTATTAACTGATGATGAACTCAAGTTACGAGTTGTATGGACGATTTCTTGCTTGATTGATGCATCTGCGAGACATTGGTTGCTAAAGGAGGTTCTAGCAGAACATCACAGGCTTGAAAATGTGACCATAAGTGATATAAATAAGCAAGGAAAGCTGTGCGtgggaaaagatcagattactgATATGAGAAATGCATTGAAGTCATTGGCAACAAAAGAATCATCAACGGAGAGAAGCCGAGTTCCAGATTTGAGCATGAAGCTATGGTACGTGCCCGTGCTAGAGTTACCAGAAACAGGTTTCTCGATGAAGGGAGCGACACTAGTGGTTATTAGACCTGTTGACGGGGAGATCAGAGATTTAAGTGATGATCACGGTGATTTTTCCGGTTTTGATGGAGAGGAAAGTGAAAATAAAGCATTTGATGAAGCTGTGAGGGAGATGATGAAGATGAGGAAGAACTACGTGATGACAATGAGCTCCTTTTGA